The sequence CGCGCAGTCCGTAACGCTCAAAGACTTCGGCAGCCTCTTCTGGCGAACTCATATGCACCAGCACGATTGCCGAACCCTCCAGCTCGATGGCCTGTCTCTGCTTGCCAAGGTCGATCAAGGATTCGCGACAGAAGATGCAGCCCAGCTGTCGCAAAAATACAAAAAGCAGCGGCAGCTCATGAGTCAGCTCAGCTATGTTGTGGCCGCGGTGGCAGTAGTGCGTGCGGAGTATGCCGTCAACGTCCATGAGAAGATTGCTATGGCCGCCTCAACTTTCTGAGCGGCTTGAAACCGACGTTATTGCGGTCAGTATAACACAGCGCCCGCTCGCGGCATTGAAAAAACGTACAGGGCGCATTCATTTGCTTTCAATATTCGCTCGTTCTTGCCGGCTTTCACGTAACAAAAATGCAGTAACTGCACAAAGCGAGGCCAAAGAGGAGGCCAGCAGCCCGTAGAAAAGCGACATGATCCAGACCTGTTCGCGCTGCCAGGCCAGAGCAAATCCGAGGCCCAGCAGCGCGCCGCAGAGGCCGCCCAGCCACCAGGCCAGGCACCGGGAGCAGGAGGCCCAGAGATACGCCAGGCGCCAGCCGCCCCGCAGCTCGCCCCGATCCCGGTGCAGACGACGCAGCAAGCGTGGCTGACCGCGTCGCCCGGCCAACCAGCGCAGTAGACAACGAGTCAAGGCTTTGCTTTCTGCAAGTCGATCCGAGAGCAGGCCCACAAACAGGGCCCCTGCGAACAGCAAAAGCAACAGTGCGGCGTTACGCTGCAGCCAGAGCCGCCAGTCCTCTGCAAGCCGCAGCGGAATCGCTGTCAGCAGCAGCGTGGCCAGAAGATGCCGGAGCAAAGTGCGCGGCGTGTAGTCCATCGCAGTTGTATGAGCAGCGGTGCGCGGCTATTTTACAAACTCAGCGAAATCGCGAAATTTGTAGCCTGGTCCGGGCTTTTGCTCGGTGCCAAAACGCTCCAGATTTCGCGGGTGACGCAAGCCGCCGCTGCGATGTAGCGCTTCGTTTTGCTGGATGGTTGACTTCTCCGGAGCGCCGCCCGGTTTGCAGCAGCGGTAGGCCTCCTGAATCAAGCGAGTGCGTTCATCAGAGTCCCAGATGCGCGCCGCCTTCAGTTCCGCCTGATAGGTCTCGTGCGTCCAGATATCGTCCCAGCGCAGCCCAAAGTATTCGTGGAAGACGGATTCGCGGACGGCCAGGCGACCCGGCTGACATTCCTTGGTGCGCGCAATGTTGATCGGCGTGCGCGATGGATCGATAGGATCCAGCCAGCGTTCATCGCGCGGAGCAAATTCGCAGTGCGCATCCAGCCAGTCTGTAACCATGCTGATCATTCTTTCCCAGCGATCCAGAATTCCCTTCCAGCGAGCCAGGCGCGGCGCGTATTCCCATTCTACCTTCTGGCGCATCAAACGGAATTCCAGGGGATCGGCAATGTGAAAGGGGTGTCTGGCGCAGAGCTCTTCGAATCCCTGCTTGATCTTGCGCTTCATCTCCACTTCCAGCGGATAACCCATGACTTCTGCACAGTGCAGTTCAAATTCAATGTTTGGACCAGGGCTGCCGGCATTCATTTCGGCAAACAGTCCCTGCTCTTCGGCCTTACGCAGAAAGACCGGATAGCTGACGCCAGATTTTCCCAGGGCCAGCAGCTTTTGCAGTGGCGGTAAGAGATGCTGATTTTTGGGATCAGACTTGAGCGTATTGTAGCTGTTTTCGTAAGCGCCTAGACTTTGTTTGAGCAGACTGTCGTCATCTGTGGCCTGTCCCTGACTCTGGGCGGCCGCAGCCAGCGCTTTAGAGTAGGCGTTGCTGAACTTAACAAAAAGATCCTCAGTAGTGAGCTTCGTAGTATAGGAGATGATATCATCCATCTCCTTGGCCAGGCGCTCCATCTCTGCCAGCACGGCGTTCATGTCGTCTACCGCCGGACCGCTCAATTTTCGCGCGGCCACGTCCCTGGCCATTCCACGGAAGGTTCCCAGAATCGAATCGGCGGTACTCTGGTCGATTGGCATCTCAGATCCCCAGATATTTCTTGTGCTCAGGAATGCGGCGTTTCACGCTCTCATCGGGAATCGGAATCAACCGGCGGTGCCGATCTTCCCACACCAGGTCGTGATCCATTTGCCAGTCTGGCTTCCATTCCCTGGCGCGCGGCAGCGTAACCTCGCGAAATAGCTTGTGCGCTTCTTCATAGGCATGGCGAACAGCCTCGTCGCGCTCCTTGCGCCAGCGCGCAGGAACTTCGCCCTTCTCGTCTTCTTCAATGTTTTCGATGCCAATGAAATCGCTATAGAAATAGTCCGCAAATCCATCGACGGAGATCAATTTGCTGGTTTCCTGGCGCAGCAAGTTGGTCGCGTCGATCATTTGCATCACGTCGTCAAAGGAGTCGATGACATCCAGAATGCGCTGGCAACCGGCGGCGCGAATTGGCTCCTTCAATTCTTCCCAGTGCTTCTTTTCCGCTGTCTCCTGATCTTTGACCAGCGCCAGGGCGACCTTGAGATTCAGCTTGCCCGCTTCGAGTTTTGACTTGAATTCGGCTAGTTCTTTGCAGCTGGCAAGCGCTTCGTAAATCGCTTTTTCGGCGGCATAGGAGTGCGGGTACAGCGGATTGCCCTCGTACTTTTTCATCCGCGCTTTGTAGTAATCAATGTAATCCTGGTGTCTTTGATCCATAGGCCAAATCGCTGTGTAAGAGTGCGCTCCCGCTAGCAGCACAGTCTACCAGTTTTTACGGGACGATTGACAGGAGCGGGGCAGGTCGCTGCAATGCAACATGTACCAGAGGGGCAGGAGCTTTGCTGAAATCAACGTCGGCGACAGCGCCTTCTTTGCCAAAACGATCAGCGAGAGCGATATCTATCTTTATGCGGGCATCAGCGGCGACTTCAATCCAGTGCACGTTGATGAGGAATATGCGAGGACCACGCCCTTTGGGGCTCGTGTAGCGCACGGCGGTTTGACAGCGTCCCTGCTTGCTCCGGTGCTCGGCATGCGTTTGCCAGGACTGGGGACCGTTGCCCTCGAGGTTTCGCAGCGCTTCAAACGACCGGTCTATCCCGGCGATACCATTACCTGCCGCGTTGAAGTCATACGAAAGATTGCACGCCTGCAGGCAGTGGAAATGAAAGTTGAATGGAAAAATCAACGCGGCGAAGTGGTGGCCTCGGGCGCCTGTAAGGTTCTGCCGCCGGTTGCGGCGACGGGCGGTCCATGATTAACTGGCGCGCCAGCCAGATCGCGCAGCGAGCTGCGATTCTTGTGCTTATTTCTCTTTTTGCCTTCGCCTGTACGCAGAGCGCAGAGGAGGCCTCGGGCCCGGACGCCTCGCCGCGACGCATTGACCAGTGGGCTTACCTGATTCCGGAATCCTTTCATGCTTCGCATCTGCAGCGAAGACTGGCGGGCTACAGTACGCTGTGCCTGGGCGTTTATCGATTGAATGCGCGGGGCGAACTCTATGCACGACCGCAGCTCAGCGCTGCCGCACAAAGGCAGCTTGCTCAGTTGCGTCGGGGGCGTCGGCTTTTTCCATTGATATCGCTGCGCGGCGCCCGCGATGGCGCGGCGATGCTGCGATCGTCGTCGGCGCGTCGCAATGCCGCTCATCGCCTGGCCGCCCTGCTGGAACGGGAGAGCTTCGATGGGCTGCACATTGATTTTGAATATCTGGGCGCTGCCAGCAGCACGGATTTTATCAGTTTCCTTGCAGAACTTCGCCAGCAAGTCGTCAGGCAAAATAGCGTCTTGAGCATCGCAGCCACGCCGCCGCTACAGGGTACGGCAGATCAGATTGCCTTTTTTGATTTGCCGCGCATCGCTGCGCATGTCGACGAACTGGTGTCAATGACCTACGATTACCATATGCTCAGTCCAGGTCCTGTTACCCATCTGTACTGGGTGCGAAAGAACATGGAGCTCACGCTGCAGGCCTTCCCTGCCGGTCGGATCTGGATGGGCGTGCCGGGCTATGGCTACGAATGGCGCCGTCCCGGAAAAAAGCCGCGCCCGCTCAGCGAATCGCACGGCGAGGAATTGTGCCGTCGTTACAGCTGCCGCCGAGAAGATTCGGGAACGCTCACCGTGATCGGCGCCGCCTATCCTGCCAACTTTGCCGATGCTGAAACGCGCCGGCGTATGCAATCGCTGGCTGGCGAGCTTCACTTGCGCGGCACGGCGCTCTGGCGTATCGGCTTTGAAAAGTTGCCGGCCGAAGCAGACGATGCTCAACCCTGAGGCGGCGGATAGTAAATCAATTCCAGGATCAACGAGCCGTCGAGACGCAGGCCCAGGTTCCAGCCAGTTTTCAAGAAGGCGTCCAAACGTTTCAGTTCGCGCAGACACTCGCTGGCATCGCGACAGGGATAGCGCAGGGCGTGCGGCATGGCGTGATAGGCCCAGTAGCGTGCATGCACAACAAGCATCGTAAGATAGCTGTGTCCGTCTTCGTTCTCTATGAGGATATGACTGACCTGACGCCGGTTGAGGACGCGCGTTTCAAAACTGGCGCCGGGCCTGGGGTAAACGACGCCGCGTTGGAGGCCGACGCTTGGTCCGGAAGGACCTCCAGGCGGCGCATCGGCGCCAGGCAAGGCCTGCGCCGAAACTTCACCGGCGCCCAGGAGCAGCGCAAGCAGGACGCTGCTGCAGGCGGCCCTCTTCATGAACCCGGCTTGCGCTTTTTTAGCAGGTCGCCCAGACCCTCTAGCGACGCGGGCGCGCTTTCTGCGGCGCGTTTGTTCTGTTCCTGGATCTCGCGATAAACTTCGGACCGATGCACGCTGACGTTGCGCGGCGCGCGTATGCCCAGCTTGATCTGATCGCCCTTGATATCGACGACGACGACTTCGATGTCGTCGCCGATCATGATCGATTCGTTAACTTTGCGCGCCAGAACCAGCACGTCAGCCTTCCAGTTGTTCCATAATCGATACGCGTACCAGATGCTCCGGATGATTGGAAATGACCTGGCGACCGCGGCGCGACCCTTTGTGGATCAGTACCGGGCCCTGGAGGTTGGCGGTCATGCCGCGCGGATTGTTTTGCGGAATGGTCACAATGAGATAAACCGAACACTGCTCCACGCCATCGACGCCAAGCGACTCCAATTCGCCAGCCGCCGGTTGCGGACGATAGGCCTGGCGCAGAAAAAGTTCAGGTTCGATCACCACAAAGGCCAGGCCGGGCTCCTCTGTCGACTGCAACCATTTGAAGACCGACTCGCCGGATTCAGCCAGCAGCACAAAGTCGCGTCGATCGCCAAAGCCCAGCAGGCCGTCGGCGAAGGTGATCACATCAGTCGCAGCTATTTCAACTT is a genomic window of Leptospirales bacterium containing:
- a CDS encoding MaoC family dehydratase is translated as MYQRGRSFAEINVGDSAFFAKTISESDIYLYAGISGDFNPVHVDEEYARTTPFGARVAHGGLTASLLAPVLGMRLPGLGTVALEVSQRFKRPVYPGDTITCRVEVIRKIARLQAVEMKVEWKNQRGEVVASGACKVLPPVAATGGP
- the csrA gene encoding carbon storage regulator CsrA; the protein is MLVLARKVNESIMIGDDIEVVVVDIKGDQIKLGIRAPRNVSVHRSEVYREIQEQNKRAAESAPASLEGLGDLLKKRKPGS
- a CDS encoding flagellar assembly protein FliW yields the protein MTTLATKALGEVEIAATDVITFADGLLGFGDRRDFVLLAESGESVFKWLQSTEEPGLAFVVIEPELFLRQAYRPQPAAGELESLGVDGVEQCSVYLIVTIPQNNPRGMTANLQGPVLIHKGSRRGRQVISNHPEHLVRVSIMEQLEG